A part of Caloenas nicobarica isolate bCalNic1 chromosome 10, bCalNic1.hap1, whole genome shotgun sequence genomic DNA contains:
- the CTXN2 gene encoding cortexin-2 — MMSSNYCSNTSASMSVNEMSAFPLTLEQKTGFAFVGILCVFLGLLIIRCFKILLDPYSSMPSSTWEDEVEGLDKGTFEYALA, encoded by the coding sequence ATGATGAGCAGTAATTACTGCAGCAACACTTCAGCCAGCATGAGTGTCAACGAAATGTCTGCCTTCCCTCTGACTTTAGAGCAAAAAACTGGCTTTGCCTTTGTGGggattttgtgtgttttcttgggACTTCTAATTATCAGATGCTTCAAAATCTTGCTAGACCCCTACAGTAGTATGCCCTCTTCTACATGGGAAGATGAAGTTGAGGGGTTGGATAAAGGAACATTTGAATATGCTCTTGCATGA